The Micropterus dolomieu isolate WLL.071019.BEF.003 ecotype Adirondacks linkage group LG20, ASM2129224v1, whole genome shotgun sequence genome has a segment encoding these proteins:
- the LOC123958513 gene encoding hatching enzyme 1.2-like: protein MARMFRFSALALLLLSACCWADNEAEDIAEEDSGELSVSELLERANSNLIRSADDPNLIEGDIAIDSAAEKNADPCTSQGCMWGKWTDGKVYVPYYITNHFSDREKAIITRGLESFSSFSCIRFRPSRSSDSDWLSIESQNGCYSMVGRRGGKQVVSLARQGCLYHGTVQHELLHALGFNHEQTRSDRDKHIKVLLQNVVSGMEHNFRKIATLNQGTPYDYNSVMQYHRTAFSKNNQPTMVPIPNPNVSFGNAKEMSRNDIARLNTLYKC from the exons GCAGAGGACATTGCAGAGGAGGACTCAGGGGAGCTTTCTGTctctgaacttctggagagagccAACAGTAATCTGA TCCGTTCTGCTGATGATCCCAACCTGATTGAAGGAGACATCGCCATTGACAGCGCGGCCGAGAAAAACGCAGACCCCTGCACCAGCCAAGGCTGCATGTGGGGCAAGTGGACTGATGGGAAAGTCTACGTTCCTTATTACATCACCAATCACTTCT CTGACCGTGAGAAGGCCATCATCACCCGAGGACTGGagtctttctcctccttctcctgcaTCCGCTTCAGGCCCAGCAGAAGCAGCGACAGTGACTGGCTGAGCATTGAGTCCCAGAATGG CTGCTACTCCATGGTTGGCCGTCGTGGTGGTAAGCAGGTGGTGTCTCTGGCCCGTCAAGGATGCCTTTACCATGGCACCGTCCAGCATGAGCTGCTCCACGCTCTGGGATTCAACCATGAACAGACCCGCTCTGACAGGGACAAGCACATCAAAGTCCTGCTGCAGAATGTTGTTTCTG gAATGGAGCACAACTTCAGGAAGATTGCAACCCTCAACCAGGGCACTCCCTATGATTACAACTCTGTCATGCAGTACCACAG GACTGCCTTCTCCAAGAACAACCAGCCCACCATGGTCCCTATCCCTAATCCCAACGTGTCCTTTGGCAACGCTAAGGAAATGAGCCGCAATGACATCGCCAGGCTCAACACACTCTACAAGTGCT AG